In Streptomyces hawaiiensis, one genomic interval encodes:
- the cseC gene encoding two-component system sensor histidine kinase CseC → MRGHFRRLVAAGLERAGIRTGLRWKLSAAIALVGALVAIALSLVVHNAARVSMLDNARDLADERILIAQRNFELSGRMNFPNTKINDPNLPHALRDRVEAGQRATYVADRPGDVPDIWAAVPLKNGQVMSLHSGFTDRSSDILQDLDQALLIGSIAVVLGGSALGVLIGGHLSRRLRKAAIAANQLAGGETDVRVRDAMGGVVRDETDDLASAVDAMADALRQRIEAERRVTADIAHELRTPVTGLLTAAELLPPGRPTELVLDRAKAMRTLVEDVLEVARLDGASERAELQDLMLGEFVARRVAAKDPAIEVRIVHESEVTTDPRRLERVLFNLLANAARHGKPPIEVSVEGRVIRVRDHGPGFPEDLLAEGPSRFRTGSKDRAGHGHGLGLTIAAGQARVMGARLTFRNVRTPGTPEHLPAEGAVAVLWLPEHAPTNTGSYPMLPGS, encoded by the coding sequence ATGAGGGGGCACTTCCGGCGCCTGGTCGCCGCGGGCTTGGAGCGTGCGGGCATCCGTACGGGCCTCAGATGGAAGCTGAGCGCGGCCATCGCGCTGGTGGGCGCACTGGTGGCGATCGCGCTGAGCCTCGTCGTGCACAACGCCGCCCGGGTCTCGATGCTGGACAACGCGCGCGACCTCGCCGATGAGCGGATCCTGATCGCCCAGCGCAACTTCGAGCTGTCCGGGCGGATGAACTTCCCCAACACCAAGATCAACGACCCGAACCTGCCCCATGCGCTGCGGGACCGGGTCGAGGCGGGCCAGCGGGCGACGTACGTGGCGGACCGGCCGGGTGACGTGCCCGACATATGGGCCGCCGTGCCGCTGAAGAACGGGCAGGTGATGTCGCTGCACTCGGGCTTCACCGACCGCAGCTCGGACATCCTGCAGGACCTCGACCAGGCCCTGCTCATCGGGTCCATCGCGGTCGTCCTCGGCGGCAGCGCGCTCGGCGTGCTCATCGGCGGGCATCTCTCGCGGCGGCTGCGCAAGGCGGCCATCGCGGCCAACCAGCTCGCGGGCGGCGAGACGGACGTGCGGGTGCGGGACGCCATGGGCGGGGTCGTGCGGGACGAGACGGACGACCTGGCGAGCGCGGTGGACGCCATGGCGGACGCGCTGCGGCAGCGCATCGAGGCCGAGCGGCGGGTCACCGCCGACATCGCGCACGAGCTGCGCACCCCGGTGACCGGACTGCTGACCGCCGCGGAACTGCTGCCGCCCGGGCGCCCGACCGAGCTGGTGCTGGACCGTGCGAAGGCCATGCGCACGCTGGTCGAGGACGTGCTGGAGGTGGCCCGGCTGGACGGGGCCTCCGAGCGGGCGGAACTGCAGGACCTCATGCTGGGCGAGTTCGTCGCCCGGCGGGTGGCGGCCAAGGATCCGGCCATCGAGGTGCGCATCGTGCACGAGTCGGAGGTCACCACCGACCCACGCCGCCTGGAGCGCGTGCTGTTCAACCTCCTGGCCAACGCGGCCCGGCACGGCAAGCCGCCCATCGAGGTCAGCGTCGAGGGCCGGGTCATCCGCGTGCGCGACCACGGCCCGGGCTTCCCCGAGGACCTGCTCGCCGAGGGGCCGAGCCGCTTCCGCACCGGCAGCAAGGACCGGGCCGGGCACGGCCACGGACTCGGCCTGACCATCGCGGCCGGGCAGGCCCGGGTGATGGGCGCCCGGCTGACCTTCCGCAACGTGCGCACGCCGGGGACGCCGGAGCATCTGCCGGCCGAGGGCGCGGTCGCCGTGCTGTGGCTGCCGGAGCACGCGCCGACGAACACGGGGAGTTACCCGATGCTGCCGGGGTCCTAG
- a CDS encoding helix-turn-helix transcriptional regulator translates to MDKTRQIRLAKDAMDRDWADPGLDLDTVAAHAGYSRYHFIRAFKEAYGETPGQYLTHRRTERAEDLLRTANLSVTEICHLVGFSSVGTFSARFKAWTGLTPSEYRTKHVGRGAALIPGCYAMLWAGGFRSAPGAGIQRNSGEAG, encoded by the coding sequence ATGGACAAGACGCGCCAGATCCGGCTGGCCAAGGACGCCATGGACCGGGACTGGGCCGACCCTGGGCTCGACCTGGACACCGTGGCCGCGCACGCCGGGTACTCGCGCTACCACTTCATCCGCGCCTTCAAGGAGGCGTACGGCGAGACCCCCGGCCAGTACCTCACGCACCGCCGGACAGAACGCGCCGAGGACCTGCTGCGCACGGCGAACTTGTCGGTGACGGAGATCTGCCACCTGGTCGGCTTCAGCAGCGTCGGCACCTTCTCCGCCCGCTTCAAGGCCTGGACCGGCCTGACGCCCAGCGAGTACCGGACGAAGCACGTGGGCCGGGGCGCCGCCCTCATACCCGGCTGCTACGCCATGCTCTGGGCCGGCGGTTTCCGCTCCGCGCCTGGCGCCGGCATACAGCGCAATTCCGGAGAAGCGGGCTGA
- a CDS encoding TetR/AcrR family transcriptional regulator: protein MGGTMDGTRQRRRGDTRRRIQDVALELFAEHGYEKTSLREIAEHLEVTKAALYYHFKTKEEILVSIFEDLTQPIEDLIEWGRQQPHTLETKQEIVRRYADTLAQAAPLFRFMHENQATVRELRIGDSFKERIRSLRDIIIDPDADMADQVRCVSALFTLHAGMFLMQDMEGDPEEKNKAVLEVATDLVTQAHRGAGGS, encoded by the coding sequence ATGGGCGGCACCATGGACGGCACCAGGCAGCGGCGCCGCGGGGACACCCGCCGGCGCATCCAGGACGTGGCCCTCGAACTCTTCGCGGAGCACGGCTACGAGAAGACCTCCCTGCGCGAGATCGCGGAGCACCTGGAGGTCACCAAGGCGGCGCTCTACTACCACTTCAAGACGAAGGAAGAGATCCTCGTCAGCATCTTCGAGGACCTCACCCAGCCGATCGAGGACCTGATCGAGTGGGGCCGGCAGCAGCCGCACACCCTGGAGACCAAGCAGGAGATCGTCCGCCGCTACGCCGACACGCTCGCCCAGGCGGCCCCGCTGTTCCGCTTCATGCACGAGAACCAGGCGACGGTACGGGAACTGCGCATCGGCGACTCCTTCAAGGAGCGCATCCGCAGCCTGCGCGACATCATCATCGACCCGGACGCGGACATGGCCGACCAGGTCCGCTGCGTCAGCGCGCTGTTCACACTGCACGCCGGGATGTTCCTGATGCAGGACATGGAAGGCGACCCCGAGGAGAAGAACAAAGCCGTCCTCGAGGTCGCCACGGACCTGGTGACCCAGGCCCACCGGGGAGCCGGGGGCTCCTAG
- a CDS encoding VOC family protein — protein MIKGLAISTVWVLDQDRAKEFYTEKLGLEVRTDMTMGEGGMRWLTVGSPNQPDVELTLMVPGSPAMDPESAEMLRKLVAKGALGAGVLTTDDIHGDYKKLKDRGVEFLQEPQERPYGTEALFRDDSGNWFSFTQPREGGLDMDQDWTC, from the coding sequence ATGATCAAGGGTCTCGCCATCTCGACCGTCTGGGTCCTCGACCAGGACCGGGCGAAGGAGTTCTACACGGAGAAACTGGGCCTGGAGGTCCGTACGGACATGACCATGGGCGAGGGCGGCATGCGCTGGCTCACCGTCGGCTCGCCGAACCAGCCCGACGTCGAGCTGACGCTGATGGTGCCCGGCTCGCCCGCGATGGATCCCGAGTCCGCCGAGATGCTCCGCAAGCTGGTGGCCAAGGGCGCGCTCGGTGCGGGCGTGCTGACCACCGACGACATCCACGGCGACTACAAGAAGCTCAAGGACCGGGGGGTGGAGTTCCTCCAGGAGCCGCAGGAGCGCCCGTACGGCACCGAGGCGCTGTTCCGCGACGACTCCGGCAACTGGTTCTCCTTCACCCAGCCCCGCGAGGGCGGCCTCGACATGGACCAGGACTGGACCTGCTGA
- a CDS encoding sensor histidine kinase codes for MERPGAVSVARGALLWAALAVPALTADRVGLNEPRQGWQQAAGVAVLAVAAALARRVPLAAFGLAAALSLAAAPALFTVSYGPALGVCALLLGWRASRARPAVLCFAAVGCAGTARIALAGADPAPEWLVMMGTLLFGCVFPWLGGRYWRQSRELAEAGWLRAARLEDEARFAEERARLRERARIAQDMHDSLGHELSLIALRAGALQVAPGLNDEHRAAAADLRTAAADATDRLHRIIGVLREEDDEPAPLTPAGETLEQLVARAAESGLPVRWDPGGNDPAADPGEVAERLLHRVAREALTNAARHAPGAPVVVAVTGRTAGTCVTVTSGRATREGPPPSGGGTGLLGLRAAVTSAGGEFEAGPHGEGFRVRAYVPEQRTAVPPARPRAPFTHARRRVAVGLGTAAGVGAVLVGTAFGWYAYTEKRAVLEPAAYAALRSGAPAADVERVLPERDVRDPPTERAPTPAPDGADCRYYRASGKLFVSVDHFRLCFDAGRLVAKDVVPRAGQASEGQDEDEEFSR; via the coding sequence ATGGAACGTCCTGGCGCGGTCTCTGTTGCCCGTGGCGCCCTCCTCTGGGCCGCCTTAGCCGTCCCGGCGCTCACGGCGGACCGGGTCGGGCTGAACGAGCCGCGGCAGGGCTGGCAACAGGCGGCCGGCGTGGCGGTGCTGGCCGTGGCCGCCGCTCTCGCCCGGCGGGTACCGCTCGCGGCCTTCGGGCTGGCGGCCGCCCTGAGTCTGGCCGCCGCTCCCGCCCTGTTCACCGTCTCCTACGGGCCCGCCCTCGGCGTGTGCGCGCTGCTGCTCGGGTGGCGGGCGAGCCGGGCACGCCCCGCCGTACTGTGCTTCGCGGCCGTCGGCTGCGCGGGCACCGCCCGGATCGCGCTCGCCGGGGCCGACCCGGCCCCCGAGTGGCTCGTCATGATGGGCACGTTGCTCTTCGGCTGTGTCTTCCCCTGGCTCGGCGGGCGCTACTGGCGGCAGAGCCGGGAGCTGGCCGAGGCGGGGTGGCTGCGCGCCGCCCGGCTGGAGGACGAGGCCCGCTTCGCCGAGGAACGTGCCCGGCTGCGTGAACGGGCCAGGATCGCCCAGGACATGCACGACTCCCTCGGCCACGAGCTGAGCCTCATCGCTCTGCGCGCGGGCGCCCTCCAGGTCGCCCCAGGCCTCAACGACGAACACCGGGCCGCGGCTGCCGACCTGCGCACGGCCGCCGCCGACGCCACGGATCGGTTGCACCGCATCATCGGCGTGCTGCGCGAGGAAGACGACGAGCCGGCGCCGCTGACCCCGGCAGGCGAGACCCTTGAGCAACTCGTCGCCCGCGCGGCCGAGTCGGGCCTGCCGGTGCGCTGGGACCCCGGTGGAAACGACCCGGCCGCGGACCCCGGCGAGGTCGCCGAGCGGTTGCTGCACCGTGTCGCCCGGGAGGCGCTGACCAACGCGGCACGGCATGCACCGGGCGCCCCCGTGGTCGTGGCGGTCACGGGGCGCACCGCGGGCACTTGCGTCACCGTCACCAGCGGCCGGGCGACACGCGAGGGCCCTCCGCCCTCCGGAGGAGGTACGGGCCTGCTCGGGCTGCGTGCCGCGGTGACCTCGGCCGGCGGGGAGTTCGAGGCGGGCCCGCACGGGGAGGGCTTCCGGGTCCGGGCGTACGTCCCCGAGCAGCGGACCGCCGTCCCGCCCGCGCGCCCCCGGGCGCCGTTCACCCACGCCCGCCGCCGGGTCGCCGTCGGCCTCGGTACCGCGGCCGGGGTGGGCGCGGTGCTCGTCGGCACCGCCTTCGGCTGGTACGCCTACACGGAGAAGCGCGCGGTGCTGGAACCCGCCGCGTACGCGGCACTGCGCTCAGGCGCCCCGGCGGCCGACGTCGAGCGTGTGCTGCCCGAGCGCGACGTGCGCGACCCGCCCACCGAGCGAGCGCCGACACCGGCACCGGACGGTGCCGACTGCCGTTACTACCGGGCGAGCGGCAAACTGTTCGTCTCCGTCGACCACTTCAGACTGTGCTTCGACGCGGGGCGGCTCGTCGCCAAGGACGTGGTCCCGCGCGCCGGGCAGGCCTCCGAGGGCCAGGACGAAGACGAGGAGTTCTCACGGTGA
- the cseB gene encoding two-component system response regulator CseB has product MADQTHVLFVEDDDVIREATQLALERDGFVVTAMPDGLSGLEAFRADRPDIALLDVMVPGLDGVSLCRRIRDESTVPVIMLSARADSIDVVLGLEAGADDYVTKPFDGAVLVARIRAVLRRFGHAGGGRGEEPAAPASGGVLAFGDLEVDTEGMEVRRAGQPVALTPTEMRLLLEFSSAPGTVLSRDKLLERVWDYGWGGDTRVVDVHVQRLRQKIGQDRIETVRGFGYKLKA; this is encoded by the coding sequence ATGGCAGACCAGACCCACGTCCTGTTCGTCGAGGACGACGACGTCATCCGCGAGGCCACGCAGCTCGCCCTGGAACGGGACGGCTTCGTGGTCACCGCCATGCCCGACGGGCTGTCGGGTCTGGAGGCCTTCCGGGCGGACCGCCCCGACATCGCGCTGCTGGACGTCATGGTTCCCGGCCTCGACGGTGTCAGCCTGTGCCGCCGCATCCGCGACGAGTCGACGGTGCCGGTGATCATGCTGTCGGCGCGGGCCGACTCCATCGACGTCGTGCTGGGGCTGGAGGCGGGCGCCGACGACTATGTGACCAAGCCGTTCGACGGTGCCGTCCTGGTCGCCCGGATCCGCGCGGTGCTGCGCCGCTTCGGGCACGCGGGCGGCGGCCGGGGCGAGGAGCCGGCCGCCCCGGCGAGCGGCGGGGTGCTGGCCTTCGGGGACCTGGAGGTCGACACCGAGGGCATGGAGGTCCGGCGCGCCGGGCAGCCGGTGGCGCTGACGCCGACCGAGATGCGGCTGCTGCTGGAGTTCTCCTCCGCGCCCGGCACGGTGCTCTCCCGCGACAAGCTGCTGGAGCGGGTGTGGGACTACGGCTGGGGCGGGGACACCCGCGTCGTCGACGTGCATGTGCAGCGGCTGCGGCAGAAGATCGGCCAGGACCGGATCGAGACGGTCCGTGGCTTCGGCTACAAGTTGAAGGCCTGA
- a CDS encoding A/G-specific adenine glycosylase → MTAPTKPPHPTPAPADTPSGPPLGENLHSPVIDWFEENARDLPWRRPEAGAWGVMVSEFMLQQTPVSRVLPVYEQWLERWPRPADLAKEAPGEAVRAWGRLGYPRRALRLHGAAVAITERHGGDVPADHAQLLALPGIGEYTAAAVASFAYGQRHPVLDTNVRRVFARAVTGVRYPPNATTAAERKLARALLPEEEPTAARWAAASMELGALVCTAKSESCHRCPIAAQCAWRLAGKPEHDGPPRRGQTYAGTDRQVRGRLLAVLREAHGPVPQAALDRVWHEPVQRARALDGLVSDGLVEPMADGLYRLPLT, encoded by the coding sequence ATGACTGCTCCCACGAAGCCCCCGCACCCCACCCCCGCCCCCGCCGACACCCCCTCCGGGCCGCCCCTCGGAGAGAACCTGCACTCCCCCGTCATCGACTGGTTCGAAGAGAACGCCCGTGACCTGCCGTGGCGGCGTCCGGAGGCCGGGGCGTGGGGGGTGATGGTCAGTGAGTTCATGCTGCAGCAGACGCCGGTGAGCCGTGTCCTGCCCGTCTACGAGCAGTGGCTGGAGCGCTGGCCCCGCCCCGCCGACCTGGCCAAGGAGGCGCCCGGCGAGGCCGTCCGCGCCTGGGGCCGGCTCGGCTACCCGCGCCGCGCGCTGCGGCTGCACGGCGCCGCCGTCGCCATAACGGAACGGCACGGCGGTGACGTACCGGCCGACCACGCCCAGCTGCTGGCGCTGCCCGGCATCGGCGAGTACACGGCCGCCGCCGTCGCCTCCTTCGCCTACGGGCAGCGGCACCCGGTGCTGGACACCAATGTGCGCCGGGTCTTCGCCCGCGCGGTCACCGGCGTGCGGTACCCGCCGAACGCCACCACCGCCGCCGAGCGCAAGCTGGCCCGCGCGCTGCTGCCCGAGGAGGAGCCGACCGCCGCCCGCTGGGCCGCCGCCTCCATGGAGCTGGGCGCGCTGGTGTGCACGGCGAAGAGCGAGTCGTGCCACCGCTGCCCGATCGCCGCGCAGTGCGCGTGGCGGCTGGCGGGCAAGCCGGAGCACGACGGGCCGCCGCGCCGCGGCCAGACCTACGCGGGCACCGACCGGCAGGTGCGGGGGCGGCTGCTCGCCGTGCTGCGGGAGGCGCACGGGCCCGTTCCGCAGGCGGCACTGGACCGGGTGTGGCACGAGCCGGTGCAGCGGGCCCGCGCCCTCGACGGTCTCGTCTCCGACGGTCTGGTGGAGCCGATGGCGGACGGTCTGTACCGGCTGCCGCTGACCTGA
- a CDS encoding MDR family MFS transporter produces MADTTDTTDTPAADAGEKQPKSVRVVLLALMIAMMLAMLDNMIIGTAMPTIVGELGGLEHLSWVVTAYTLATAASTPLWGKLGDMYGRKGTFLSSIVLFLIGSALSGMAQNMSELIGFRAVQGLGAGGLMVGVMAIIGDLIPPRERGKYQGMMAGVMALAMIGGPLVGGTITDNWGWRWAFYINLPLGVIALVAVSAVLHLPKKRSKARIDYLGAGLLTVGITAIVLVTTWGGTEYAWSSARIMELIGIGVAALVGFVFWQTRAAEPVLPLHIFRSLNFTLMSVIGFITGFVMFGATLFLPLYQQAVQGASATNSGLLLLPMLGAMLVTSMVAGRVTTNTGKYKVFPIVGSALMIVGLYLLSTMDTGTSRLTSGVFMAVVGLGMGCLMQITMLVAQNSVEMKDMGVASSSTTLFRTLGSSFGVAIMGALFNHRVQDVMTERGGSLGSKLTEQSAQLDAKSLEKLPVLVREAYQHAVSAGTHSAFLLGAVVAVVAFVAAVFVKEVPLKGAGPKEDGKPDAPAAQPSVVEAV; encoded by the coding sequence ATGGCGGACACGACGGACACGACGGACACACCGGCGGCAGACGCCGGGGAGAAACAGCCGAAGAGCGTGCGGGTCGTGCTGCTCGCGCTGATGATCGCCATGATGCTCGCGATGCTCGACAACATGATCATCGGTACGGCGATGCCGACGATCGTCGGTGAGCTGGGCGGGCTCGAACACCTCTCCTGGGTCGTCACCGCCTACACGCTCGCGACCGCGGCCTCCACCCCGCTGTGGGGCAAGCTCGGCGACATGTACGGCCGCAAGGGCACGTTCCTGTCGTCCATCGTCCTGTTCCTGATCGGCTCCGCGCTCAGCGGCATGGCCCAGAACATGAGCGAGCTGATCGGCTTCCGTGCCGTGCAGGGCCTCGGCGCCGGCGGTCTGATGGTCGGCGTCATGGCGATCATCGGTGACCTGATCCCGCCCCGGGAGCGCGGCAAGTACCAGGGCATGATGGCCGGCGTCATGGCGCTGGCGATGATCGGCGGTCCGCTGGTCGGCGGCACCATCACCGACAACTGGGGCTGGCGCTGGGCGTTCTACATCAACCTTCCCCTCGGCGTGATCGCGCTGGTCGCCGTCAGTGCCGTGCTGCACCTGCCCAAGAAGCGCTCCAAGGCGCGGATCGACTACCTGGGCGCCGGGCTGCTGACCGTAGGCATCACCGCGATCGTGCTCGTCACGACCTGGGGCGGCACGGAGTACGCCTGGAGCTCCGCGCGGATCATGGAGCTGATCGGCATCGGGGTCGCCGCGCTCGTCGGGTTCGTGTTCTGGCAGACCAGGGCCGCCGAGCCGGTGCTGCCGCTGCACATCTTCCGCAGCCTGAACTTCACGCTGATGTCGGTCATCGGCTTCATCACCGGCTTCGTGATGTTCGGCGCCACGCTCTTCCTGCCGCTGTACCAGCAGGCCGTCCAAGGTGCCTCCGCGACGAACTCCGGGCTGCTGCTCCTGCCGATGCTCGGTGCGATGCTCGTGACCTCGATGGTCGCCGGGCGGGTGACCACGAACACCGGCAAGTACAAGGTCTTCCCGATCGTCGGCAGCGCGCTGATGATCGTCGGGCTCTACCTGCTGTCCACGATGGACACCGGGACCTCGCGTCTGACCTCCGGTGTCTTCATGGCCGTGGTCGGGCTCGGCATGGGCTGCCTGATGCAGATCACCATGCTGGTCGCGCAGAACAGCGTGGAGATGAAGGACATGGGCGTCGCGTCCTCGTCGACCACCCTGTTCCGTACGCTCGGTTCCTCCTTCGGCGTCGCCATCATGGGTGCGCTGTTCAACCACCGCGTCCAGGACGTCATGACCGAGCGGGGCGGTTCCCTCGGCTCCAAGCTGACCGAGCAGTCCGCGCAGCTCGACGCGAAGAGCCTGGAGAAGCTTCCGGTGCTGGTCCGGGAGGCGTACCAGCACGCGGTGTCCGCCGGCACGCACTCGGCGTTCCTGCTCGGGGCCGTGGTGGCGGTGGTCGCATTCGTGGCGGCCGTCTTCGTCAAGGAGGTCCCGCTGAAGGGAGCGGGTCCGAAGGAGGACGGCAAGCCGGACGCCCCGGCGGCGCAGCCGTCCGTGGTCGAGGCCGTCTGA
- a CDS encoding SigE family RNA polymerase sigma factor yields the protein MAHGEVLEFEDYVRTRQDALLRSARRLVPDPTDAQDLLQTALVRTYRRWETIEDKRLADAYLRRVMINTRTEWWRARKLEEVPTEQLPDASVDDATEQHADRALLMDVLKVLAPKQRSVVVLRHWEQMSTEETAAALGMSAGTVKSTLHRALARLREELESRDLDARALEREERERCAA from the coding sequence ATGGCGCACGGCGAGGTGCTCGAGTTCGAGGACTACGTCCGCACCCGGCAGGACGCGCTGCTGCGCAGTGCCCGCCGCCTGGTCCCGGACCCGACGGACGCACAGGATCTGCTGCAGACGGCGCTGGTACGGACGTACCGCCGCTGGGAGACCATCGAGGACAAGCGGCTGGCGGACGCCTACCTGCGCCGGGTGATGATCAACACCCGTACGGAGTGGTGGCGGGCGCGGAAGCTGGAGGAGGTCCCGACCGAGCAGCTCCCGGACGCCTCGGTCGACGACGCCACCGAGCAGCACGCGGACCGCGCCCTGCTGATGGACGTCCTGAAGGTGCTCGCCCCGAAGCAGCGCAGTGTCGTGGTGCTGCGACACTGGGAGCAGATGTCCACGGAGGAGACGGCCGCCGCCCTCGGCATGTCGGCCGGAACGGTCAAGAGCACGCTGCACCGGGCGCTCGCCCGGCTCCGCGAGGAGCTGGAGTCCCGCGATCTGGACGCACGCGCGCTGGAGCGTGAGGAGCGGGAGCGGTGCGCGGCCTGA